The window CGCCGCTGCGTCTTCCGCGACAGCCCGGGCTCATCACGTTTGATCCCATGCTGTTCGAAGGTCTCCCCGGAGTTTTTCATGACAGCCTTCCCGACGGATGGGGACGCCTGCTGTTTTATCGGCTCGCAAGGTCAAAGGGGATAGCACCCAATCAGCTGACTGCTCTCGACAGGCTGGCCCATGTCGGACACGGAGGCATGGGAGCTCTTGTCTACGAACCCGACCTCAGCAGCCGAAGGTTTTCCGACGCTCTTAATATTGATGATCTGGCGTTAAAAACGCAGCAGGTTCTGAGAGGCTCGGCTGAATACGTGCTTGAAGAACTGGTGGCGCTAAACGGGTCCTCCGCGGGAGCGCGTCCCAAGGCGATGGTGAGCATCAGTCCGACCGGCAGTCAAATCATCCATGGTGCGACCGGTAAAATATTCAGAGACTACGCTCCCTGGCTTGTTAAGTTCCCGAACACAGAAGACGGCCCGGATGCCGGCGCCATTGAATACGTTTACTCTCTTATGGCCAGGGAAGCGGGAGTATTTATGAGCGAAACGCGCCTTCTCCCGGCAAAGAACGGGCCGGGGTATTTCACCACCAGGAGGTTTGACCGAAAAGAATCTGAAGGCGGAATGACTCGGCTTCATGTCCATACCGCAGGCGGTCTGCTCCATTCGGATTTCCGTACGCCGTCTCTTGACTATGAAGACCTGCTTGCATTAACGGAGATAATGACCCGTGACATGCGGGAAGTCGAAAAAATGTACCGCCACGCGGTTTTTAACGTTATGTCCCATAACCGCGACGACCACGCGAAGAATTTCTCGTTTGTTATGGATCCCGGAGGCGAGTGGAAACTGTCCCCGGCCTATGACATCACGTTCTCTTCCGGCCCGGGCGGCCAGCAGAGCACGACGGTGCTCGGGGAAGGCAAAGATCCCTCATCTGAACATCTAAAGGCCTTGGGAAAGAAAGCCAACCTTGATGACAAAACGATCGCGGGG is drawn from Candidatus Dadabacteria bacterium and contains these coding sequences:
- a CDS encoding type II toxin-antitoxin system HipA family toxin, whose translation is MNHSPASEITASLDFGREPVHAGTLALSAEGRIYFEHAPTLPRSLEISPLRLPRQPGLITFDPMLFEGLPGVFHDSLPDGWGRLLFYRLARSKGIAPNQLTALDRLAHVGHGGMGALVYEPDLSSRRFSDALNIDDLALKTQQVLRGSAEYVLEELVALNGSSAGARPKAMVSISPTGSQIIHGATGKIFRDYAPWLVKFPNTEDGPDAGAIEYVYSLMAREAGVFMSETRLLPAKNGPGYFTTRRFDRKESEGGMTRLHVHTAGGLLHSDFRTPSLDYEDLLALTEIMTRDMREVEKMYRHAVFNVMSHNRDDHAKNFSFVMDPGGEWKLSPAYDITFSSGPGGQQSTTVLGEGKDPSSEHLKALGKKANLDDKTIAGIIESTRHALSNWETLARQHRVNKTNIRLVAEAIDRLNRS